A part of Populus alba chromosome 8, ASM523922v2, whole genome shotgun sequence genomic DNA contains:
- the LOC118055903 gene encoding PRA1 family protein B3 — protein MSSPTIPISNPQTLSQPPIATPALRTFLSRLSISIRQGFSQRRPWYELIDRSSMARPDSISEAATRIRKNLSYFKVNYITLLALILAFSLLSHPLSLLVLLSLLASWIFLYLFRPSDQPLAILGRTFSERETLGILVVLTIVVIFLTSVGSLLISALMVGFALVCAHGAFRVPDDLFLDDQEPASAGFLSFLGGGASSAAVAAAPAVVARV, from the coding sequence ATGTCCTCTCCTACAATCCCAATCTCAAATCCCCAAACCCTATCCCAACCCCCGATAGCAACTCCCGCTCTCCGCACTTTCCTCTCTCGCCTCTCCATCTCCATCCGCCAAGGCTTCTCTCAACGCCGCCCATGGTACGAACTTATAGACCGGTCCTCCATGGCCCGGCCCGACTCTATCTCCGAAGCCGCAACCCGCATCCGAAAAAATCTCTCTTATTTCAAAGTCAATTACATAACCTTACTCGCACTTATACTCGCTTTTTCCCTCCTTTCTCACCCCCTCTCCCTCCTCGTCCTTCTGTCACTCCTTGCCTCTTGGATTTTCCTCTACCTCTTTCGACCGTCAGATCAGCCTTTGGCTATTCTCGGCCGTACGTTCTCGGAACGTGAGACGCTGGGGATTCTTGTTGTTTTGACGattgttgttattttcttgACAAGCGTAGGATCGCTCTTGATCTCCGCTTTGATGGTTGGGTTTGCTCTTGTTTGTGCTCACGGCGCGTTTAGGGTTCCTGATGATTTGTTTCTTGATGACCAGGAACCTGCTAGTGCTGGTTTCTTGTCTTTCCTTGGCGGCGGCGCCTCTTCCGCCGCTGTTGCGGCTGCTCCTGCTGTTGTCGCTCGTGTTTGA